In Streptomyces canus, one DNA window encodes the following:
- a CDS encoding DUF6879 family protein, with protein MGTSITTVQHGHREDGARRLLQKLLVTVLVGLVVYVLTDVVSPSQEEQWKVVLAVLCSGAVLIVQYMITFTKQLGDLEEVVERRFTDIGEATELFNQVQKLRMDGVPTLAKSVTEIMTTGPEILHRFTHAEVERVAEQMKKLVSLSTACPGENDDWMLTLTDCAETSIDAISTSVDRNFWDSEPAGRYLDAQAEAKRRGVKIRRLFIVDNPGAVGSLDTLCKEQRDRGIDVQVVAVQQLPYIRRGQTIDFIIFDGVMTYDISTDLMGMNLATRISAEPREVQKLVKRFRVLWDASHPSTPGDPSPNGAGAPSAQTQ; from the coding sequence ATGGGTACATCCATAACGACCGTCCAACACGGGCACCGGGAGGACGGCGCTCGGCGACTGCTGCAGAAGTTGCTGGTCACCGTCCTGGTGGGCCTCGTCGTCTACGTCCTCACCGACGTGGTCTCGCCGTCCCAGGAGGAACAGTGGAAGGTGGTCCTGGCCGTCCTGTGCAGCGGCGCCGTGCTGATCGTTCAGTACATGATCACCTTCACCAAGCAGCTGGGTGATCTGGAGGAGGTCGTCGAGCGGCGCTTCACCGACATCGGCGAGGCGACCGAACTTTTCAACCAGGTGCAGAAACTCCGTATGGACGGGGTCCCCACGCTGGCCAAGAGCGTCACCGAGATCATGACGACCGGGCCCGAGATCCTGCACCGGTTCACCCATGCCGAGGTCGAGCGCGTCGCCGAGCAGATGAAGAAACTCGTCAGTCTCAGCACCGCGTGCCCGGGCGAGAACGACGACTGGATGCTGACCCTCACCGACTGTGCGGAAACGAGCATCGACGCCATCAGCACCTCCGTCGACCGGAACTTCTGGGACTCCGAACCCGCGGGCCGTTACCTGGACGCCCAGGCCGAGGCGAAACGGCGGGGCGTGAAGATCCGGCGGTTGTTCATCGTGGACAACCCCGGGGCCGTCGGCTCCCTGGACACCCTCTGCAAGGAGCAGCGGGACCGGGGCATCGACGTGCAGGTGGTGGCCGTACAGCAGCTGCCCTACATCCGGCGGGGCCAGACCATCGACTTCATCATCTTCGACGGTGTGATGACCTACGACATCTCGACGGACCTGATGGGCATGAACCTCGCCACCCGGATCAGCGCCGAGCCGCGTGAGGTCCAGAAGCTGGTCAAGCGGTTCAGGGTGCTGTGGGACGCGAGCCACCCCAGCACCCCCGGCGATCCCTCGCCGAACGGTGCCGGAGCCCCGTCCGCTCAGACGCAGTAG